One genomic region from Zalophus californianus isolate mZalCal1 chromosome 2, mZalCal1.pri.v2, whole genome shotgun sequence encodes:
- the CLDN23 gene encoding claudin-23: MRTPVVMTLGMVLAPCGLLLNLTATLAPGWRLVKGFLNQPVDVELYQGLWDMCREQSSHERHCNQPDLWGYFEAEPVRVARALMVTSLATTALGLLLASLGVRCWQEEPRFALAGFSGVVLFAAGLLSLVPVSWYNHFLADRTVLPADASPVTVHVSYSLVLGYLGSCLLLLGGFSLALSFAPWCEGRCRRRRKEPPGSPRRSSISTVHVDWPEPALPPAIKYYSDGQHRPRPAELGAARKPKAGFPMPRPQPGAFTNQLDVLRGEDAHSAGDSLGSTEPCHASLPCDSDL; this comes from the coding sequence ATGCGGACGCCGGTGGTGATGACGCTGGGCATGGTGCTCGCGCCCTGCGGGCTGCTGCTCAACCTGACGGCCACGCTGGCGCCCGGCTGGCGGCTGGTGAAGGGCTTCCTCAACCAGCCGGTGGACGTGGAGCTGTACCAGGGCCTGTGGGACATGTGCCGCGAGCAGAGCAGCCACGAGCGCCACTGCAACCAGCCGGACCTGTGGGGCTACTTCGAGGCCGAGCCCGTGCGCGTGGCGCGGGCACTCATGGTCACGTCGCTGGCCACCACGGCCCTGGGGCTGCTGCTGGCGTCGCTCGGCGTGCGCTGCTGGCAGGAGGAGCCGCGATTCGCGCTGGCCGGCTTCTCGGGCGTGGTGCTCTTCGCCGCCGGCCTCCTCAGCCTCGTGCCGGTCTCCTGGTACAACCACTTCTTGGCCGACCGCACCGTCCTGCCCGCCGACGCCAGCCCGGTCACGGTGCACGTCAGCTACAGCCTGGTGCTGGGCTACCTGGGCAGCTGCTTGCTGCTGCTGGGCGGCTTCTCGCTGGCGCTCAGCTTCGCGCCCTGGTGCGAGGggcgctgccgccgccgccgcaagGAGCCCCCCGGCAGCCCGCGCCGCAGCAGCATCAGCACGGTGCACGTCGACTGGCCCGAGCCCGCGCTCCCGCCCGCCATCAAGTACTACAGCGACGGCCAGCACCGGCCGCGGCCCGCCGAGCTCGGCGCCGCCCGCAAGCCCAAGGCCGGCTTCCCCATGCCGCGGCCGCAGCCCGGCGCCTTCACCAACCAGCTAGACGTGCTCCGCGGGGAGGACGCCCACTCCGCCGGCGACTCCCTGGGCAGCACCGAGCCCTGCCACGCCTCGCTGCCCTGCGACTCGGACCTGTAG